The sequence TTATCGTAAACCCGGAAAAAAGAACAGTCCAGCGCATAGCGAGGATACGTAAAATTGTCATAATCACCACCGAAAAAACCTAGCTGCAACTCGGGCATGAATACAAGCCGAACGTCGGTATAGCGTTTGAAGCCATAGAGTGCATATCGACCACCGTCATAGAATGTGATCGTTTGAAGTTCCAGACCCTGCCAGCCTTCCTTGCTTCCATATTCCTGTTTTATGGTCGTAAATGCCTGTTCACGAGCCTGCAACTGTGCCTGTTCGGAACCAGCACCGTTCATCGCGTCCTGAACCCGTTTCGTAATATCGTCGATCTTGACCAGCTGATCGACGAACAGGCCATCTACTTTCCGCTCTTCGGTTAGAGTTTTTGCGTAGAAACCAGTGGCATTCAGATCTTCGCCTTTACGGGTAACGCCCGTGCCCGACTCGCGGGCACAATGGTGATTTGTCATCACCAGGCCATTGGCCGATACGAATGATGCCGAGCAGTAGTCGGCAAAACGTAAGGAAGCCAGCCTGGCTTCATCAAACCATTTTTCGTCGGGTTTAAAATTGTACGTCTTCGTAAAATAGTCCTTGGGTGGACTGTCGAAGGTCCACATTTTCCCCAGGTCGAGCGGGCCACCTATGGCGCTATCGGGTTGATCTGCCGACGCGGTTACAGAATAGGATTGAGTCGTTTGTGCAGAGAGTGGGCCGACCAGGTTGGCTATCAATGCAGCAGTCAGCAAAGTGGAGCGAAGGTTGATCCTATGCATCAGAGAAAAGGAGCTATTAGTCAATAAAACGTGAATTTAAGGGCAAACGTTTTACCGGAAGTTATTTTATCCTTCGGCAATGGGTCATTTGAGAGGTCAAAAACTTTTAACCGAAGCTTAATTGTACGCCTTTAATCGATTGCTGATCATACGCATCTAACCTATGAATTGCGTAAAAAAACAGATCCTTAGTTATGAAAACGAATAAATTGCTTGGACTCCTGACAGCGCTAGTTCTGCTCGTATCTGTGGCCGGTTGTGTTCCGGCCTATTATGGTAACCGTTACGGCAGTTATCACGGACGGCATCATCATCCATATGCGGCTCGCCCGGTTCCAGCCCGGCCTTATGGAGGCTATGGGCATCCGGGCTGGTAGATCAGATTTTGTGTCAAATGCGACGGGGCGCTTCAGAAGCGCCCCGTCGCATTTGACACCAGATTTATTAACTCATTTCATTTTTTAGCATAATTTCCTGCCCAACCTTATCGTCTTTTCGAACGAAAGGCCGAATAATGATCCGGGTTCCGCGCTGATAGGTGAAGAGCCGATAGATCCAGTTGCTGAAAACGATCAGTTTACTACGGAACCCCACTAAATACCAGATGTGAACAAACAGCCAGGCCATCCAGGCAATGAACCCGCCGAGGTGCACATTGCCCGGTAAGTCGGCTACGGCACGACTGCGCCCAACAATGGCCAGCGATCCTTTATCGAAGTATTCGAATGGCTCAGTAGGCTCGTTCTTCATTAGTCGACGCAGATTTTTGGCCAGATGAACGCCCTGCTGAATTGCAGGCTGGGCAACGCCGGGGTGGCCTTTCGGGTATTTTTCCAGCTTCATAAAGGCAATATCCCCGATGGCAAATACATCGGTCATCCCCTGGATACGATTAATGGGATCGACCAGAATTCGTCCTTTTTCAATGGATTCGGCTGGAATCCCCTCAATCAGTGCTCCTGTAACACCAGCGCCCCATACCAGTGTCTGGGTTTTAATCTGTTCTCCACCTTTGAAGGTTACCGTCTCGCCATCGTACGATTCGACCAGCGTATTTAATTTAATAACAACACCAAGGTCTTCGAGATAACGTTGTGCTTTCTGTCCCGCTTCATCCGACATAGGCGGCAATACCTTGCCTAAGCCCTCCACGATATAGATTTTCATCTCACTGAAATCGAGTCCAGGATAATCGTTTGGCAGGACGTGTTTACGCATTTCGGCCAGTGATCCTGCCATTTCAACACCGGTTGGTCCCGCCCCGGCAATGACGAACGTCAGTAGACTTTGTCGTTCCGCCGAATCGGTAGTGACGCTGGCCTGTTCAAAACATTGGAGAAACTGACTCCTGACGTTGAGGGCTTCCGGAATGGTTTTAAGCGGGAATGAGTATTTCTGGATTTGCTCATTCCCGAAAAAATTAGATTTCGATCCAGTAGCAATAACCAGGTAATCGTAATGCAGGTCACCGATCAGCGTAGTCACTGTTTTGGTGGCAGGATCAATCTTGTTGACCCGCACCATCCGATAATGAAAGTCGGTGTGTCCATCGAACATCTTTCGGAAAGGTTCGGCGATGGCATCCGGCTCCAGACCGGCAGTTGCTACCTGATACAGCAACGGCCAGAAACCGTTATAATTTTGTTTATCGAACAACACTACCTGCACATCCTTACCTTTCAGGCTCTTGGCTAAATTCATGCCGCCGAACCCTCCACCTATAATGACGACGCGCGGTTTAGCCGTATCGGGTATGTTGAGCGAAAGTTTATCGAATTGAAGCATCGTCGTGAAGTTTTTGTCCGGAGGTTGTTTCTGCTTGTATTACCTAATAATCAGGTGTTTTGTTTCATAGAACGACCGGAAAGTAAGCGAGCAGAAAACGATAACCTTCTACTATATATACGTTTTTTTAGCAGAAAAGGTTAATATATTAAGTAGCTTTGTTGTTCTCCCGACCAACGTTATCAAGCCTCCCTACGGTCCAATCTGCTTTTTGATTAGTTTGTATGCGTTTAGGTCTATGTGGTCTGATAAGCTTTTTATTTTTTTGCCATTGTATACAGGGGCAGAATCCGTCCAGGCGAGCTACGATTAGCGGTTATGTTCGCGAAATTGGTAGCCAGGAGGCTCTGATTGGCGTAAATGTGTATGTGCCCGGCACAACGACCGGTACAACGACCAATACTTACGGTTTCTATTCACTGACGTTGCCTATGCAGGACAGCCTGCGGTTAGCGTATTCGTTTGTTGGTTACGAAACGGTTCTACGTACGAGCCAATTGCGGACCAGCCAGACGATAAACATGGATTTGACGCCGGGGCAGGCACTGGCGGAGGTTGATGTGAAGGCCGGGCCAAGAGGTGAAAAAGTCAGTGAGAGCGCGCAGATGAGTACGATTGACATACCCATAGCGCAAGTCAAGAAGATTCCGGCCTTTCTGGGCGAGAAAGACGTATTGAAAGTAATACAATTGATGCCGGGTGTACAGAAAGGTTCGGAAGGGCAAACCGGTATTTATGTACGTGGCGGTGGACCAGACCAGAATCTGGTTATACTGGATGATGCGATTGTTTATAATGCCAGCCATTTGTTCGGCTTTTTCTCCGTGTTCAATGGGGACGCTATCAAAAGTGTCGAATTAATAAAAGGCGGCTTTCCTGCTCGCTTCGGCGGACGATTATCGTCGGTTATTGAGCTGAACCTAAAAGATGGTAACCGCGAAAAACTCCACGGCGAAGGCGGTATTGGGCTTATTGCCTCAAGACTTACCCTCGAAGGGCCATTAACGAGAAGTAAAAAAACGGGCCAGCGTTCGGGATCGTTTCTGCTATCGGGTCGTCGTACCTACCTGGATATTCTGGCCGCTCCACTGATCAATGCCGAAACGCGGGGACAAACCAAAATTGGGTATTATTTCTATGACCTTAATGCCAAGGCCAACTATGATCTTGGAGCTAAAGACAAGCTTTATCTGAGTGGCTATTTTGGCCGCGACAAATTTCATTCCCGCGATAAAGTAGAAAATTCAGATACCGATTTAAGCTGGGGTAATGCCACCGGGACGCTGCGCTGGAACCACCTGTTCAATCAGAAGCTATTTTCAAATACTTCATTGATTTTCAGTGATTACAAGTTTCAAATTGCCTCTGTAGAGCGCGGCACCACCGACAACCAGCTTTATTCGCTCCAGTATAATTCCGGTATCCGTGATTTTTCTCTGAAATATGATCTGGATTATTACCCATCGCCCGACCATTCGGTAAGGGCAGGCCTACAAAGTACCTACCACCGATTTACACCCAGCGCGGTTGTTTTGCAGAACTCCGCCATCAGCCAGTTGACTAGTAATGTCAGTACAATCGATGTTGTTGAGTCGGGTGTTTATGCAGAGGATACCTGGCGTCCGTCCAGCCGTTGGCGCGTGAATGGCGGGTTACGATTAAGTTATTTCAAGCAGAAAGATGTTGGCTATTTTCGGCCGGAGCCTCGATTGTCTGGCGCTTTTATGATTAAACCTGATCTGTCGGTCAAGGCATCGTATGCGCTCATGAATCAGTACGTTCATTTGCTGTCGAATACGGGTATTGGGTTACCTACAGACTTGTGGGTGCCAACTACCGATCGCGTAAAGCCCCAGCAATCGCAACAGGTAGCCGTAGGTGTTGCCAAAGATTTTGTCGATAAGGGGTTAACGTTAACGGTGGAAGGCTATTACAAGGACATGAACAACATCATTAATTATAAAGAAGGCGCTAGTTTTCTGTTAATTAATGATCCGACTTCGGCAAACAGCGTTCGTTGGGAAGACAACGTTACGGCTGGGCGGGGTTGGTCCTATGGCGCTGAGTTTCTGTTGCAAAAGAAAGTGGGCCGTTTTTCGGGCTGGGCGGGTTATACACTCTCGTGGACGCAGTGGCAATTTGCCGAGCTAAACAACGGCCAATCCTTTTATCCGCGCTATGATCGGCGGCACGATATTTCGTTGGTTGGCATCTATGAACTAAATAAGCGTATTACCTTGTCGGCTACCTGGGTCTATGGTACGGGCAACGCTCTGACAATGCCACTTAGCCGATACAATGCCGACCGGCCAGGCATGTCGTTTTCGTCTGTAGATGGCGGAAGTGGCCTGATTCAGGGCCTTTTCCAGAATGGGCGTATTGTCGAAGATTATGGTAATCAGAAGAATAGTTTCCGGGCCGAAGCCTATCACCGATTCGATGTAAGCATACAGTTTCATAAGCAGAAGAAACATCACGAACGGACCTGGGAGGTCAGCTTTTATAATCTCTACAATCGTCGGAACCCGTATTTCTACCGGCTTGAAGCCGTGAACTCAACGGCAACCGACCCAGGCCGTACGGCTTTGTTCCGATATTCTGTTTTTCCAATTGTTCCATCTGTCAGTTACAATTTTAAATTCTGATTGACCGTATGAAGGTTATCCTATTTTTGATTGGTCTACTACTCACTACGTCTCTTTTCTGGGGATGCGGTAGTCTGCGGAATGAAGTTGATCCGGGCGAATTAGGTGCCGAAACGGCTAAACTGGTCGTTAGTAGTTTCTTATCACCACAAGATTCTCTATTAACGGTAAAGCTAACACGCTCCCGCACTGTCGTGGGCGATAGTATTGGCGGATCGATCGACGGTGAGAACGTTATGGACGCTACCGTTACGCTGTCGGATGGGAGTCGATCGGTTGGCCTACGTTATAAAGCAGATAATCAGCCTTATTATAGTGTAGCTGCCAAACAATTGCCTATTGTAGTAGGGAAGGCCTATACGCTTACGGTTCAAACGCCTAAAGGTGAACGAGCGACGAGCACTTGTACTATACCTGGACCAGTTAGCGTAAGTGCGGTAACTTTTGACTCGCTGGCAAGTGGTAGAAATCAGCGTTATTTTGTGCAGCCTCGATGGAAGGACCCAGTTGGACAGGCTAATTATTATCAGGCTGCAGGCGTTTTTCTGTTTGTTGTAAAAAACCAGGTGGAGTTCAGTAATCTGTCGTTTGACGATGATAATCGAGGTTTGTTCTCAGATACTGGAATTGATGGCAATGCGATGATTACCGGAAGAGCTTATCTTAATGGATCGACTTTGTCGACGAGCGATCAGTCTGTAGGCTTTTTCAAGCAATATAAAACAGCTTCGGTAACCATCAATTTATTTAGTGTAGAGCAATCGTATTACCAATATTGGTCAGCCGTGCTGCGCCAAAGACGGGTACGTAATAATCCTTTTGCAGAACCGGTGCTGATTCCCAGTAATATACAGGGCGGATTGGGTTGTTTTGCCGGTTATAATAATGCAACATTTTTGCTTAAACTGAAGTAGTTATCAGGTAATCAGGGTGATTGATTATAAAAACAAATGGGTAATCAGAGACCAGTTGCCCTGATTACCCATTTATATTGGTTACCTAAAAACTAGACGCCCTGAACAGCGCTATGGATGATTTCGGTCTGTTTCCGGATCGATTCCATGTGGATGATTTTGTAAATTTCTTCCACAAGCTCAGGATATAAACCCAGCTTTTGCCCTAAATCAGTACGGGTTTTCAAAATTTCTTTCCAGCGATCAGGCTGAAATAAGGTCACATTATTGTCGCGCTTATACTCTGCCAGTCGCTCAACGAGAGCCATGCGAGCTGCCAGCATTTCAACAATCTGCCGATCTACGTTATCAATGCTGCGCCGTGATTGCTCCATGAAACCTTGAAATTCAAGGTTTTGTGATTCAACCTGGCGAATTTGCAGATGATCGAGCATCTCACCAAAAGCTGCTGGTGTTAACTGTTGAGCCGCATCACTCCATGCTTTATCCGGATCGATGTGTGACTCAACAATCAGACCGTCGTAGTTGAGGTCCATTGCCATCTGAGCTAACTCGTTCAGATAAGCCCGTTTACCCGCCATGTGGCTCGGATCGCCGATAATGGGCAATTGTGGGAAAATGGACTTCAGCTCGATCGCCATTTGCCACATGGGCACGTTCCGATATTTGCTGGCTTCACCCGTAGCAAATCCACGGTGTATAGCGCCCAGTTTTTTAATGCCTGCTCCTGCCAGACGCTCAAAAGCGCCTACCCATAGCGCCAGATCCGGATTAACCGGATTTTTCACTAATACAGGTACGTCAACACCACGCAGCGCATCGGCGATTTCCTGCACATTGAATGGGTTAACCGTTGTGCGGGCACCTACCCACAGAATGTCAACGCCATATTTCAGAGCCAGTTCGATGTGCTCAGGCGTGGCTACCTCAACCGCAAAGGGTAAACCCGTTTCGGCTTTGGCCCGCTGAATCCAGGGTAGAGCAGCTTCGCCCATACCTTCAAAACTGCCCGGCCGGGTACGAGGCTTCCAAACGCCAGCTCGAATGACGTGAACGGCCCCTAGTTCTTTTAACTGGCGGGCGGTTTCAACTAACTGATCTTCGGTCTCGGCGCTGCATGGGCCAGCGATGATCAGGGGCTTGCCGTTGGTCTCAATCCACGATCCAAGCGGTTCTACGGCTAATTCTACTTTCATACTCTAAACGCTAATCTGCGAGTAACACCTCTACTCTATGGGGAACTTTCAATGCAAATTTATAGTATATTTGCAGAAGGAACCAGCTGTCAGTCAAGCTAGTTCCTTCATTTGTCTAAAACTGTTTTTACTTTATCAAACAGGTCGTATTCGTAATTTTAACTTATTGACCGAAATTTCGTTATATATTTCGGTCGTGTAAGACGAATACGAACCTAAGCTATAGATGGAGCGCCGTCAGAACGGAGCACTGATATGTCGAACCGAAGTAATGTAATGCCGGAGACCGTCGAACGGTTCAATGGTTCATTTCAGGCTGGGCCGCGTACGAGCCAACTAAAGCCTGTCTCTTTCGAGGACACTTCGATTGCTTTTTCTTCCCAGTCGAATTTCAAACTACGAAAGACTTACTGGTTATTTGCGTTGATGAATCAGGGATGGCTGGTAAATTTAGGGACTTTTTTTATAAAGATTGCCCTACGCCTTCATCTCCCCATCAAATTCCTCATTAAAAATACGATTTTTGAACAGTTCTGCGGAGGGGAAAGTATTCAGGATTCTGAAAAAACCATCAAGCACCTGCACGACGTTCATGTCGGAACAATCCTTGACTATTCGGTTGAAGGTGAGGAGAACGAAAAAAGTTTCGATGAAACAACACTCGAAATTCTGCGCACAATTGAGCGGGCCAGCAAATCGGATGATATTCCATTTTCTGTTTTCAAAATAACGGGCCTTGCTTCGACCGATCTCCTTGAAGCTGTTCAAATCGGCGATTCGCTCAATAAAGAACAAAAAACGCAGTTCGATCAGGTTTTAAATCGCGTCAATACTCTTTGCCGACGGGCCTACGAACGTAATGTTCGTGTTTTCATTGATGCCGAAGAAAGCTGGATTCAGGATACGATCGATACACTGGCGTATGAGATGATGGATCGTTATAATCATGAGCGGCCAGTCGTTTATAATACGTATCAGATGTATCGCTGGGAGAGTCTGGATCGTCTTCGTCGTGATGTTAACGAAGCCCATGCTAAAGGCTATTTCCTTGGAGCTAAATTAGTTCGGGGCGCGTATCTGGAAAAAGAACGGCTTCGTTCACACGAAGAGGAATATCAAGACCCAATTCAGGCTACGAAAGAAGATACAGATCGGGATTTTAATGCAGCGATTGACTTTTGTCTGGAGAATCGGGATATTGTGTCATTCTGTTTAGGAACCCACAACGAATACAGTTGCGAGTATTGTATTCAGCAGATGAAGCGGTTAGGTATTGAACCGGGTGATCCGCACATTTATTTCGCGCAATTACTCGGAATGAGTGATAATATATCCTATAACCTTGCCAATGCGGGTTACAATGTGGCCAAGTATGTGCCTTATGGACCCGTTGAAGCTGTAATGCCTTACCTGTTCCGTCGGGCCGATGAAAATAAATCCATCGCCGGGCAGAGTAGCCGGGAGTTTACGCTGGTTAGTGATGAATTGAAACGCCGTAAAGGTTGTAATTGATTTTTGCGGATAGGCACAGTATCTTTTGCTGTGCTTTACTGTTTTATAACGGCACAGCAGCAATGCTGTGCCTGCCTTTTATGATTAAGAAAAGTCCCCTAAAATTTTTTCTGCTCACCCTGATTCTGATTGCCATTGACCAGGGTGTGAAATTAGCCGTTCATTTTTATATGGCTCCTGGCTTTGCCGGGCAAATAAAACTGGTTGGAGACTGGCTCAAATTGCATTATGTATTGAATCCAGGCATGGCGTTTGGCATGCAATTGGGATATGAATACGGCAAATTACTGCTAAGCGTATTCCGACTTTTTGCCATGGTTGGTATCGGTTATTATTTGGTTCATCTGGCACACCGAGGAGCACCGAATGGTTTACTATGGGCAATGGCAATGATTTTGGCCGGCGCAGTTGGCAATGTCATCGACAGCACATTTTATGGGGTCTTTCTGAACAATGCACCGTATGGATCGCCAACACCCTGGTTTCACGGGCAAGTGATCGATATGGTTTTTATTGATGTCTGGGAGGGATTTATTCCTGAATGGGTCCCTGTTTGGGGCGGACAGTACTATTCTACGCCAATTTTCAACATTGCTGATTCCTGTATCTTTATTGGTGTCTGCCTGATTCTGCTATTTCAGCGTCGTTTTTTTGGTGGCCATACGATCGAAGACGGATTATTGCCCATATCGGGGCCTGATGCTACCCAGGCAGAGGTTTTACCAATGTCTGAACTGGCTGACGATGAACAGCACGAACATCAATCTAACGATGTTGATGAGCCATCGGCTGCGACAGATAAAGAGGATGAATTAAAAGCCTCTGCTTCACCCGAGTCGTCAGAATCTGTTATATCGGAAGAGCAAAAGGATCGGGATTAAGCTTTCTGCATTCTGGCCTTAGCGAACACCCATTAAAAAGCCTGGAATTTCATGAGAAATTCCAGGCTTTTTAATGGGTGTTCGTTTCGTTTGACCTATTGGGTTTCTTCAAGCGGAGTAAAGTCCTTAAAGGTGCGTTTAATGGCTTTATCGGTTGCTTCTTTCTTACTCTGCCAGTTGGCATCGAGTTCCAGTGCAACCAGGCCACTCAGGCTCATTGTATTTCGGAAGTCGTCCAGCTTTTTAACAAATTCGTTATTTCTACGGGATGATTTCAAAGAGAACTCTCTGGAGAACACATCCCCCTTATTCTGTAGCTCCGATTTTTTACCCAGCACGTAGTTATAGCGATCAAGCAGGTCTTTCATCGATTTACCAATAACTTCGGTTGCTTCAAGCGTTCCCATAGTTAGCACAGCGGTGCCACCTACAGCCGAAATCAGGCGTTGTGAACTGGGGTCATTTGCCGTAATCGCTGGCGAGACACCTGTAACAGCCCCTAATGAGGCATTGGCAACAGACCGATTGCGTTTGCCGCCTTTGGCTCTTTTGTAATCATGCTTGAGCTGCTCTTCTTTATCACCTAATTGCTCAATCAAGCCCCATGCCTGAACGAGGGCCTGACGATAAAGCGAATAGTAATACCTGTCTTTTTCGAATTCGTTGACCGTATTGAAAATTGTGAACGTAATTCGTCGTTCTTCCCGGTTTTTGGCCCGATCAAGCGCATAAAATGTAATCTGT comes from Spirosoma aureum and encodes:
- a CDS encoding TonB-dependent receptor, whose amino-acid sequence is MRLGLCGLISFLFFCHCIQGQNPSRRATISGYVREIGSQEALIGVNVYVPGTTTGTTTNTYGFYSLTLPMQDSLRLAYSFVGYETVLRTSQLRTSQTINMDLTPGQALAEVDVKAGPRGEKVSESAQMSTIDIPIAQVKKIPAFLGEKDVLKVIQLMPGVQKGSEGQTGIYVRGGGPDQNLVILDDAIVYNASHLFGFFSVFNGDAIKSVELIKGGFPARFGGRLSSVIELNLKDGNREKLHGEGGIGLIASRLTLEGPLTRSKKTGQRSGSFLLSGRRTYLDILAAPLINAETRGQTKIGYYFYDLNAKANYDLGAKDKLYLSGYFGRDKFHSRDKVENSDTDLSWGNATGTLRWNHLFNQKLFSNTSLIFSDYKFQIASVERGTTDNQLYSLQYNSGIRDFSLKYDLDYYPSPDHSVRAGLQSTYHRFTPSAVVLQNSAISQLTSNVSTIDVVESGVYAEDTWRPSSRWRVNGGLRLSYFKQKDVGYFRPEPRLSGAFMIKPDLSVKASYALMNQYVHLLSNTGIGLPTDLWVPTTDRVKPQQSQQVAVGVAKDFVDKGLTLTVEGYYKDMNNIINYKEGASFLLINDPTSANSVRWEDNVTAGRGWSYGAEFLLQKKVGRFSGWAGYTLSWTQWQFAELNNGQSFYPRYDRRHDISLVGIYELNKRITLSATWVYGTGNALTMPLSRYNADRPGMSFSSVDGGSGLIQGLFQNGRIVEDYGNQKNSFRAEAYHRFDVSIQFHKQKKHHERTWEVSFYNLYNRRNPYFYRLEAVNSTATDPGRTALFRYSVFPIVPSVSYNFKF
- a CDS encoding DUF4249 domain-containing protein, which produces MKVILFLIGLLLTTSLFWGCGSLRNEVDPGELGAETAKLVVSSFLSPQDSLLTVKLTRSRTVVGDSIGGSIDGENVMDATVTLSDGSRSVGLRYKADNQPYYSVAAKQLPIVVGKAYTLTVQTPKGERATSTCTIPGPVSVSAVTFDSLASGRNQRYFVQPRWKDPVGQANYYQAAGVFLFVVKNQVEFSNLSFDDDNRGLFSDTGIDGNAMITGRAYLNGSTLSTSDQSVGFFKQYKTASVTINLFSVEQSYYQYWSAVLRQRRVRNNPFAEPVLIPSNIQGGLGCFAGYNNATFLLKLK
- a CDS encoding chorismate mutase, with amino-acid sequence MKVELAVEPLGSWIETNGKPLIIAGPCSAETEDQLVETARQLKELGAVHVIRAGVWKPRTRPGSFEGMGEAALPWIQRAKAETGLPFAVEVATPEHIELALKYGVDILWVGARTTVNPFNVQEIADALRGVDVPVLVKNPVNPDLALWVGAFERLAGAGIKKLGAIHRGFATGEASKYRNVPMWQMAIELKSIFPQLPIIGDPSHMAGKRAYLNELAQMAMDLNYDGLIVESHIDPDKAWSDAAQQLTPAAFGEMLDHLQIRQVESQNLEFQGFMEQSRRSIDNVDRQIVEMLAARMALVERLAEYKRDNNVTLFQPDRWKEILKTRTDLGQKLGLYPELVEEIYKIIHMESIRKQTEIIHSAVQGV
- a CDS encoding lipoprotein signal peptidase, with protein sequence MIKKSPLKFFLLTLILIAIDQGVKLAVHFYMAPGFAGQIKLVGDWLKLHYVLNPGMAFGMQLGYEYGKLLLSVFRLFAMVGIGYYLVHLAHRGAPNGLLWAMAMILAGAVGNVIDSTFYGVFLNNAPYGSPTPWFHGQVIDMVFIDVWEGFIPEWVPVWGGQYYSTPIFNIADSCIFIGVCLILLFQRRFFGGHTIEDGLLPISGPDATQAEVLPMSELADDEQHEHQSNDVDEPSAATDKEDELKASASPESSESVISEEQKDRD
- a CDS encoding NAD(P)/FAD-dependent oxidoreductase; this translates as MLQFDKLSLNIPDTAKPRVVIIGGGFGGMNLAKSLKGKDVQVVLFDKQNYNGFWPLLYQVATAGLEPDAIAEPFRKMFDGHTDFHYRMVRVNKIDPATKTVTTLIGDLHYDYLVIATGSKSNFFGNEQIQKYSFPLKTIPEALNVRSQFLQCFEQASVTTDSAERQSLLTFVIAGAGPTGVEMAGSLAEMRKHVLPNDYPGLDFSEMKIYIVEGLGKVLPPMSDEAGQKAQRYLEDLGVVIKLNTLVESYDGETVTFKGGEQIKTQTLVWGAGVTGALIEGIPAESIEKGRILVDPINRIQGMTDVFAIGDIAFMKLEKYPKGHPGVAQPAIQQGVHLAKNLRRLMKNEPTEPFEYFDKGSLAIVGRSRAVADLPGNVHLGGFIAWMAWLFVHIWYLVGFRSKLIVFSNWIYRLFTYQRGTRIIIRPFVRKDDKVGQEIMLKNEMS
- a CDS encoding proline dehydrogenase family protein; this translates as MSNRSNVMPETVERFNGSFQAGPRTSQLKPVSFEDTSIAFSSQSNFKLRKTYWLFALMNQGWLVNLGTFFIKIALRLHLPIKFLIKNTIFEQFCGGESIQDSEKTIKHLHDVHVGTILDYSVEGEENEKSFDETTLEILRTIERASKSDDIPFSVFKITGLASTDLLEAVQIGDSLNKEQKTQFDQVLNRVNTLCRRAYERNVRVFIDAEESWIQDTIDTLAYEMMDRYNHERPVVYNTYQMYRWESLDRLRRDVNEAHAKGYFLGAKLVRGAYLEKERLRSHEEEYQDPIQATKEDTDRDFNAAIDFCLENRDIVSFCLGTHNEYSCEYCIQQMKRLGIEPGDPHIYFAQLLGMSDNISYNLANAGYNVAKYVPYGPVEAVMPYLFRRADENKSIAGQSSREFTLVSDELKRRKGCN